A single genomic interval of Caldanaerovirga acetigignens harbors:
- a CDS encoding transketolase family protein — protein sequence MSEFKKSTRTSFAKAIVEVGNEYKDVVAVAADSASRYGDFVKKFPERCFNVGIAEQTMIGVAAGLALCGKIPVVTSYANFLAFRAIEQVRVDIATAGLNVKMVGTDTSFSSAWLGFTHLALEDIAAIRSIPNIVIIDPADATEAYLATKAMFEYNGPVYMRLRGRKDEPVLFGKDYVFKIGKGNVLREGKDVLIVSSGSAVYESLIAWEILRQKGIAAAVVNMATIRPLDEALLLEMTSLTKKVVTVEHHNITGGLGSAVAELLAEKRPNVKLLRMGVKDTFGTAGSEEMLKGYFGLDAKAIAERVESFLKNDYKSEVN from the coding sequence ATGAGTGAATTTAAAAAATCTACGAGGACATCTTTTGCAAAAGCTATTGTAGAGGTAGGGAATGAATATAAAGATGTGGTGGCCGTTGCAGCGGATTCGGCGTCTAGGTATGGAGATTTTGTAAAGAAATTTCCGGAAAGATGTTTTAATGTGGGGATAGCAGAGCAGACGATGATTGGTGTGGCTGCTGGTCTTGCGCTTTGCGGAAAAATTCCTGTAGTAACTTCTTATGCAAATTTCCTTGCATTTCGCGCCATAGAGCAAGTGCGGGTAGACATAGCAACGGCAGGCTTGAATGTAAAAATGGTGGGGACAGATACGAGTTTCTCTTCGGCGTGGTTAGGGTTTACCCATCTAGCCTTGGAAGATATAGCAGCTATAAGGTCGATACCCAATATAGTAATAATAGACCCTGCAGATGCTACAGAAGCGTATTTGGCGACAAAAGCGATGTTCGAATACAACGGGCCTGTGTACATGCGCTTACGCGGCAGGAAAGATGAGCCGGTATTGTTTGGCAAGGATTATGTTTTTAAGATAGGTAAAGGGAACGTTTTAAGAGAAGGGAAGGATGTGTTGATCGTCTCTTCGGGAAGCGCTGTATACGAGAGTTTGATTGCCTGGGAGATCTTAAGACAAAAAGGGATAGCGGCAGCAGTTGTGAATATGGCGACGATAAGGCCCTTGGACGAAGCCCTGCTTCTAGAAATGACCTCTTTAACAAAAAAAGTGGTTACTGTTGAACACCACAACATCACCGGTGGATTAGGGAGCGCTGTAGCAGAACTTCTTGCAGAAAAAAGGCCGAATGTAAAATTACTGAGAATGGGTGTGAAAGATACATTCGGAACTGCAGGCTCGGAGGAAATGTTAAAAGGCTATTTTGGCCTTGATGCAAAGGCGATAGCTGAAAGGGTGGAAAGCTTTTTAAAAAATGATTATAAAAGCGAGGTGAATTGA
- a CDS encoding transketolase: MKAAERIRKDCIWMSTRAGTGHLGPALSIADILATLYIGVMKVDPKNPKWPDRDRLILSKGHGCLALYSILSQVGFFDRKYLGDFCTKCDTLLPGHPELKLPGVEANTGSLGHGIAIGMGMALAAKLDGKQYRVFVVTGDGELQEGSNWEAAMAAAHHKLDNLVVIVDRNRLQLGDLTENISKLEPLEEKWKSFGWRVKSINGHDIKELLSTLNDVPFSIGKPTAIIAHTVKGKGLKIAENKVEWHYKVLTKEQYEELKEELALEELQDE, from the coding sequence ATGAAGGCAGCTGAGAGAATTCGCAAGGACTGTATCTGGATGAGTACAAGAGCCGGGACCGGGCATCTGGGGCCCGCTTTATCGATAGCAGATATACTTGCAACCTTGTATATAGGGGTAATGAAAGTAGATCCCAAAAACCCAAAATGGCCCGACAGGGATCGATTGATACTAAGCAAAGGCCATGGTTGCCTTGCTCTCTATTCTATACTTTCGCAGGTTGGATTTTTTGACAGGAAATATTTAGGAGATTTCTGCACCAAATGCGACACTTTGCTTCCCGGGCATCCCGAATTAAAACTTCCGGGAGTGGAGGCAAATACGGGGTCTTTAGGACACGGTATTGCAATTGGAATGGGAATGGCTTTGGCTGCAAAACTGGATGGAAAGCAATACAGAGTTTTCGTGGTAACCGGTGATGGAGAATTGCAGGAAGGCAGCAACTGGGAGGCGGCGATGGCGGCAGCTCACCACAAACTGGACAATTTAGTGGTAATTGTGGATAGAAATAGACTGCAGCTTGGGGATCTTACAGAGAATATAAGCAAACTCGAGCCTCTTGAAGAAAAATGGAAGTCTTTCGGATGGAGAGTAAAGAGCATCAACGGCCATGATATAAAAGAGCTGCTTTCAACATTGAATGATGTTCCTTTTTCGATAGGGAAGCCTACTGCTATTATAGCCCATACTGTAAAAGGAAAAGGACTTAAAATTGCTGAAAACAAGGTAGAATGGCACTATAAGGTTTTAACGAAAGAACAATACGAAGAATTGAAAGAAGAATTGGCACTGGAGGAACTTCAAGATGAGTGA